The Vanrija pseudolonga chromosome 1, complete sequence genomic sequence TCTCTGGTAGCTTGCAGATGTGCTTCTGCGCGCTTGTTTAATCCCAGAGAGGGGTATCTCTTTGCTGGATGCGAGTTGTTTAAGAGTGAGAGAGTTGTCGGGGACAAGATGGGTATGCAAAGAGAGTTGCTGGATCGAGACGCGTCGCAAATGACGGTGGTGGTTCAGTCTTCGAACCGCCAGTGGGCGTGAGGCCACATGGCAAATCTGATTCCGTCGAGCTCACGACTTCAGTGCATCATCTTGTGCTGCAAACCAAGCCTACAGACAACAGCAGACATGGATAATGTGCAGGTGCTTTGCTGCTCAACGGCGCCACACCCTGTCCACCCCGTCCAGATAGAGCCATTGCATTTCCCATGGCAGGGTGTGATCTATATACCAGCTTATGCCTTCTCCCACGACGCGAAGAGCTTCTCGAGGTCGAACTTGgggtcctcggggtcggtgaTGACTGGGTCTGGTTAGCCGGGGAACGATATGGAGGTAGTGTGGGTGATGCTGGCCGAGTGCGTCGACCCCTGCTGAGGGCAGAGCTCCAATGCAGCTGGTAGCGAGGACGTGGCTCTCGGTCCGCGGCCAGTCCGACGACGGACGCCGAGACCACGGAACCGCGACTCCCACGTCCTGCCTCGCAGAGCAGCAACACTGCCGTTGAGCACCACCGGCACACCCTGCGCCGACACTCACGGTCCGACTTGGGCTTcgagtcgtcggccttcttctggGCGTAGGCTTTCCTGGCCTCCTCGATGAGCTTTTCCCTGCGCTCCGAAGCGTGCTTGATCTGTTGGCGGGGAGGGTGTGGTGCGGTGTGGTCGAGTCGGGAGAGTGTGTCCGCAAGATAGGGTGTCACCGATAGACAATAGGTCCAAGGCAAGGCGAAGCATGGCAGATGGCAGAGTGGCAGCAGGCAAAACAAGGAGGAAGCGCGCAATGGTCAGCAACATGGCACCGCCGCGCAAACCGCGAAAATAACATACgtagtcggcgtcggccttcttctggAGGGTCGAGGCGTGCGAGAAGCCGTAGAGGACACCGACAATGAGGGCCGAGTAGCGGACAACCTGTGGGGGTTAGATATGGCGATAAAAGGGTCGTTGCAGCGAGCCGGCAGCAAGAGTGGATCGTGATACCGGGAGGTCGAGTCGGACCCGGGGATCGTGCCGGCTGCCGGCTGCATGGTGCGTGCTGCGCGATGCTCACGTTCTGGGTGGCGCTCATTTTGGGAGAGGAGAGCGGGGGGGgtaggggggaggggagagagAAGTGACCGGCAAGGAGAGAGCGAGATGGAGATCAACGAGGTCGGCTGCAGCAAAGAGCGaggctgcctggctggtgGTTGATCTCGTCctggcagccagccagtccgCGTTGATGCCGTTCCGGCGAGCCCCGGAGGTCACAgagccaggcaggcagcctgcaccagccagccgcccGTCGCTCGTACCAGCCAAGGCGACTGTCAGCCAGGGAAGACCCCCCTTCCACCCAGGAGCCATTCGCCGATTTTCCCCGGACAGTGGCAGCCCGCCAGCGTCGTTCCTGGTCAGCCCgtgcacctcgacgccagcggAATCAAATGGACACGCGGCATACAGTCGCGCATCGCTggcacctgcctgcctgctgtcatcgacgacagcgaccaGCAATCTCGACGACAAGCTGCACCACGCCGACAAgcaacgtcgacgagctATCACTCCCATCGTCACTTGCACACACCGCACCCCCAACACCCAACACACGGCGCGGCAgcaccctcccccacctcacTGCTCATCAACGCGCGCTGCGCATCTCCCCCTCCGACAGAGATTGCCAGCCATGGACTCGTCGGCAACCTCCTACACCATCATCCACGatgacctgctcgacgcgcctTCGTCCCAGGACCTCCGCAACGCCCTCCAGAAGGGCTCGGACGAGGTCAAGCTCGAGACGCTCCGCCGCATCATTGTCAGCACGCTGAATGGACAGAGCCACGTACGTTGTGCTTGCTTCACTCCAAGTGGCCTGTTGACTGACGACTACCCAGCCCACGCTCCTCATGCCCATCATCCAGTATGTCATGCCATCACGCAACAAGCAGATCAAGAAGCTTCTCCACTTCTACTGGGAGTGAGTTGGACAGGGCTACAAGTCAAGGACGCGTCTAACATTGCAGGGTCTGTcccaagctcgacgagaacggcaagctcaagcagGAGATGATCCTCGTGTGGTGAGTACCGCGATGGGAGGGACGCGACCTTGTGCTAACGACACCAGCAATGCCCTTCGTAACGACCTGGTGCGTTGGCACTGCTCCACGAGATCCCCGCCGAATGACTACTAACACTCACAGCAACACCCCAACGAGTACATTCGCGGCGCGACCCTCCGCTTCCTCCAGaaggtgcgcgaggccgagctcctcgagcccCTCGTCCCCACCGTCCGCTCGTGCTTGGAACACCGCCACTCGTTTGTGCGCAAGAATGCCGTCTTCACCGTCTGGACCATCTACCAGGACCACGAGCACCTCATTCCCGACGCGCCAGAGCTCCTCGACACGttccttgccgccgagtcggactcGACCTGCAAGCGCAACGCGTTCGTCGCACTCTGCAACATCTCGCAGCCCACCGCCGTCCGCTACCTGTTGAGCGTCGCCGACCAGCTCTCCACAATGGACGAGCTCATGCAGATGGCCGTGATCGAGCTCATCCGCAAGGAGGCGCGCACCGAGGGCGGCCACCGCGCCAAGTGGATCCGCGCCATCTTCGAGCTCCTCGGTTCGCCCAGCCACGCCGTCAAGTACGAGGCGGCTACCACCCTTACCACCTTGACCCAGAACCCTGCTGCCATCAAGGCCGCTGCCTCTGCCTTTGCCGAGCTCAtcgtcaaggaggccgacaaCAACGTCAAGCTCATCGTTCTCGACCGCTTCGACACGCTCCGCAGCAAGCACGAGCACGTTCTTGACAGCATGGCCATGGACATCCTCAAGGTCCTCTCGTCCCAGGACATGGAGGTCAAGACCAAGGCCATTGGCATCGCCCTGCAGATGGTCACTAGCCgcaacgtcgaggacgtTGTTCTCTTCCTCAAGAAGCAGCTCCAGTCGACTTTGGATCAGGACTGGGACAAGAACGCCGAGTACCGCCAGCTCCTCATCCAGAGCATCCACTCGTGCGCCATCAAGTTctccgaggtcgccgccaacgtcgtcTACGTCCTCATGGACTTCTTGGGAGACTCGAACAACccctcggccgtcgacgtcaTCTCGTTTGTCcgcgaggttgtcgagaAGTTCCCTGACCTCCGCCCCACCATTACTGAGAAGCTCGTCCAGACCTTCTCCGAGATCAAGTCGGGCAAGGTCTTCCGCGGCGCCATGTGGATTGTCGGCGAGTACTGCACTGTCGCTGCCGACATTAAGCGGGCAATCTTCGAGCTCCGCAAGGTGATTGGCGAGGTCCCCATCCTGGCCTCGGAGCAGAGGttgctcgacgaggctgaggctgccgacgaggctgcCGGTGCGActgagaaggaggaggccccCAAGGCTGTCACGACCACTCGTGTTCTGGCCGACGGCACGTACGCCACCGAGACGGTCTACACCTCCACAGCAGCCGCTGCTCGTCTTGAGCAGGTccgcgctgctgccaagCCCCCACTCCGTgcgctcatcctcggcggcgacttcTTCACTGCCACCGTCCTGGCCTCTACCCTCaccaagctcgtcctccgctACTCGGAGCTCAAGGTTGACCCCACATCCCTCAACaccctccgcgccgaggccatcctCATCATGACTTCGATTGTCCGCATCGGCCAGTCCAAGTTTGTCACCGTGCCCATCGACGAGGACTCGCAGGAGCGTATCCTCAACTGTGTTGAGGCCCTCTCCCAGCTCCAGGACTCGAAGCCTGTGCACGAGGTCTTCCTGCACGACACGCAGGCTGCGTACGCCAAGATGCTggctgccgaggagaagaaggtgtcggccaagaaggcgctcgaggccaaggccaaggcagttcaggtcgacgacgttaTCAGCTTCCGCCAGCTCTCCAAGAAGTCGGCGGgcggtgacgccgacgactttGAGTCGGATGTTGTTCGCGCGACTGGTGctgccgaggtcaaggacgacTTTGTGTCCAAGCTCTCCAGGATAGTCCAGCTCACTGGTTTCTCGGACCCTGTGTACGCCGAGGCTGTTGTCAACATCCAGCAGTTTGACAttctcctcgacgtcctcatCGTCAACCAGACGAGCGAAACGCTGCAAAACCTGACGATCGAGTTTGCTACCCTTGGTGACCTCAAGCTTGTCGAGCGACCAGCACCACACACTCTTGGCCCCCACGGCTTCCACAACATCAAGGCGACGATCAAggtgtcgtcgaccgagaCTGGTGTCATCTTTGGCAACATTGTCTACGACAAGCAGGGTGCGTCGGACGCGAGCGTCAACATTGTTCTCAACGACGTCCACGTCGACATTATGGACTACATCAAGCCTGCGTACTGCAACGAGGCGCAGTTCAGGAGCATGTGGACCGAGTTTGAGTGGGAGAACAAGGTCAACGTCAACACGTCGATCAACGACCTGCGCGTCTACCTCGACCACATTATGAAGTCGACCAACATGGCGTGCCTGACGCCCGACGCTGCCCTCTCTGGCGACTGCGACTTCCTGTCTGCCAACCTGTGCGCAAGGAGTCTGTTTGGCGAGGACGCTCTTGCCAACCTGTCGATTGAGAAGACGGAGGAGGG encodes the following:
- the COPB1 gene encoding Coatomer subunit beta, encoding MDSSATSYTIIHDDLLDAPSSQDLRNALQKGSDEVKLETLRRIIVSTLNGQSHPTLLMPIIQYVMPSRNKQIKKLLHFYWEVCPKLDENGKLKQEMILVCNALRNDLQHPNEYIRGATLRFLQKVREAELLEPLVPTVRSCLEHRHSFVRKNAVFTVWTIYQDHEHLIPDAPELLDTFLAAESDSTCKRNAFVALCNISQPTAVRYLLSVADQLSTMDELMQMAVIELIRKEARTEGGHRAKWIRAIFELLGSPSHAVKYEAATTLTTLTQNPAAIKAAASAFAELIVKEADNNVKLIVLDRFDTLRSKHEHVLDSMAMDILKVLSSQDMEVKTKAIGIALQMVTSRNVEDVVLFLKKQLQSTLDQDWDKNAEYRQLLIQSIHSCAIKFSEVAANVVYVLMDFLGDSNNPSAVDVISFVREVVEKFPDLRPTITEKLVQTFSEIKSGKVFRGAMWIVGEYCTVAADIKRAIFELRKVIGEVPILASEQRLLDEAEAADEAAGATEKEEAPKAVTTTRVLADGTYATETVYTSTAAAARLEQVRAAAKPPLRALILGGDFFTATVLASTLTKLVLRYSELKVDPTSLNTLRAEAILIMTSIVRIGQSKFVTVPIDEDSQERILNCVEALSQLQDSKPVHEVFLHDTQAAYAKMLAAEEKKVSAKKALEAKAKAVQVDDVISFRQLSKKSAGGDADDFESDVVRATGAAEVKDDFVSKLSRIVQLTGFSDPVYAEAVVNIQQFDILLDVLIVNQTSETLQNLTIEFATLGDLKLVERPAPHTLGPHGFHNIKATIKVSSTETGVIFGNIVYDKQGASDASVNIVLNDVHVDIMDYIKPAYCNEAQFRSMWTEFEWENKVNVNTSINDLRVYLDHIMKSTNMACLTPDAALSGDCDFLSANLCARSLFGEDALANLSIEKTEEGAIQGHVRIRSKTQGIALSLGDRITILQKTLKA
- the TIM11 gene encoding ATP synthase subunit e, mitochondrial, which gives rise to MSATQNVVRYSALIVGVLYGFSHASTLQKKADADYIKHASERREKLIEEARKAYAQKKADDSKPKSDLITDPEDPKFDLEKLFASWEKA